Below is a window of Agathobacter rectalis ATCC 33656 DNA.
CCGGCACTTGTGGGTGCAGGAATATTGACATTGGGGCTGCTTAATAGATTTTCTGTCAATATTTTCAAATACTTTGTTGAATTTTGTGAGATTTCGAATTTTCAAAAAAGCTTTTCACTTGATATATGGAACTTTGAAATGAATATCTGGCAATTTGTGTATAGAATCGGGCTTTTGGAAATTAGCGTTATTTTAATAACTATGATTGGAAGCTGTATTTATGCTAATAAGGGTTTGCGCACATTAAGGAATAATTAGGAGCGGTTATGTGGTATAATCTTTTTGATGTAATAAACATGTATAATATGATAGGAGCATATAATGGACAAAATTCTTGTTGTTGAGGATGATAAAACAGTATACAGTGGAATAAAAAAGCTTCTCGAATTGCAGCATTATAGTGTGGTAATTGCGCAAAACGGTATGGAAGCCTTAGAAAAAATAGATGAATCGTTCAGCCTTGTAATAATGGATATAATGATGCCTCAGTTAGATGGCATTGAAACATGCAGGAGAATGCGTGAAAGACACAGTGTTCCGATATTGTTTTTGTCAGCAAAATCGGAAGAGCTGGATAAGCTGGAAGGGCTTGAAGTAGGTGGTGACGATTACATGACTAAGCCATTTTCGAACATGGAGCTTATTTCAAAGGTTAAAGCTCTTATCAGACGATATCTGGTATATGACAGTGGAAGTGCAAATCGCACAAACAAGGATGAAACTATAGAGACAGATGGACTTAAACTGTTTACGAATCGAAACAAGGTTGAGTTTAATGATAATGAGATAAAATTAACAGGAAAAGAATATGAGATATTAAAATTGCTGATGAAAAATCCTGACCGGATATATACGATTGAGATGATATACGAGATGGTATGGGATGAGGCTTTTACATATAATGCAAAGAATACTGTTATGGTACACATTAAAAATCTTAGGAATAAGCTTATAAAAGCATGTGGCGATGCATGTATACACACAGAATGGGGAAGAGGATACCGTTTTGAGAGATGATTTAAAGAGAGTAAAACAAAAGCTGTCTTTGACATTTGCAATTGCGATTATAGGCACATGCGTTGTTTTTGGACTATTATACTATCTGGGAATTGATTTGTTGAGCTATTATATTGAAGCTGGATCTTGTATGATATACTATAATGAAAAGCCATATATAGACGAGTTTCAACAATATGTATCTGATAATGATATAAGTACTACAGATGTCGAGCAATATGATGAATGGATGTCGGAGCATGATGTTGCGTTTTATAGTGTTCAGGAAATGGGGAAGGTAATATACAATAAATCAAATGTAGATAAGCTTATATCTCCGGCTAAAAATATGTATGATTACCGATTTACAGGAAGCTATGAGCTGCCTGTCCAGTTCTCCGATATTGAGGCGGAAGTATTTATATATACAGGATTTACGGAAAAATATTATATTGCTTTTATGATTTTTGATGTGGGATTTTCTCTTATGCTGGGAATTGTATTTGTGTATCTACGCATCAGAAAAATTATAGCGGGCTATCAAACAGAGCTTGAAGCATCACAGGAACAGGAGAAAAAAGCGCGACAGGAAAAGGATGAACTGATGCGTAATATGGCTCATGACCTGCGTACGCCGTTGACTGGTGTTATGACATATGTTGATGTAATGAAACTGGAGAACGAAGCATATGCCGAGAATATGAAAAATCTTAATTTTATAAGTGA
It encodes the following:
- a CDS encoding response regulator transcription factor yields the protein MDKILVVEDDKTVYSGIKKLLELQHYSVVIAQNGMEALEKIDESFSLVIMDIMMPQLDGIETCRRMRERHSVPILFLSAKSEELDKLEGLEVGGDDYMTKPFSNMELISKVKALIRRYLVYDSGSANRTNKDETIETDGLKLFTNRNKVEFNDNEIKLTGKEYEILKLLMKNPDRIYTIEMIYEMVWDEAFTYNAKNTVMVHIKNLRNKLIKACGDACIHTEWGRGYRFER
- a CDS encoding sensor histidine kinase, yielding MRDDLKRVKQKLSLTFAIAIIGTCVVFGLLYYLGIDLLSYYIEAGSCMIYYNEKPYIDEFQQYVSDNDISTTDVEQYDEWMSEHDVAFYSVQEMGKVIYNKSNVDKLISPAKNMYDYRFTGSYELPVQFSDIEAEVFIYTGFTEKYYIAFMIFDVGFSLMLGIVFVYLRIRKIIAGYQTELEASQEQEKKARQEKDELMRNMAHDLRTPLTGVMTYVDVMKLENEAYAENMKNLNFISEKVLDIRTQVDNLLDFSIAGSQRPVELDASMDVEYIFGDYLSDVCAQLMKSNYEVDAEGISFKQVKVAVNMAFLTRIFSNLTDNIYKYADNKKPVVMKTAFTKKTFSVEIGNGVCDNKTLLKSAGIGLKSVDAMMQRMNGSMSFKREHGKFWVKLEFPIV